In Tenebrio molitor chromosome 1, icTenMoli1.1, whole genome shotgun sequence, the sequence TTCTCCGTTCCCTCGCGTTAGCCGCTAGTCTTCGTTTCTTCATCACCTCCATGCCCGCCTGCGGAGGCAATCCCTTTTTGGGTTCCTTCTTGTACTTGCAGGTGTTCGAGTAGGAGCTTTTGTAAAAGTCTTGGCTTCCGTAGGAGTTGATGGGGTCGGTGGATTTGTATCCGTAGATGTTGTTGTTCTCCCCATAGTGGCTCCAGGAGTTGTCCTGTTTGTAGTAGTTGGGGGTGTAGGGCTGCGAGGACATTCCCGGATCGGAGGAGATCGATATGGGACTGGAAAGAGTTAGGGTGTAGTGGCTGTCGGGCGAGGATACCCTAGGCGAGAGACATCCGTCCGAGGAGGATTCGCGGGGTTGATGGTAGTAGTCGTTCTGGCGCAGGAACATCTTCTGGTTGGAGAATCTTCCATCACATAAAACACTCGGCAAGCACAGCGAACTTGTTACAAACTAACGAGGCGCGTGCTCACTACTTCCAGGCAGGAGACATCGTGAGTGTTTATGTTCCGGTTCTTGGACGGGTTAAGTGGTTCACTCGCGCGTGGACTCGTGAAGAACAGGTTCTTCGAGACGGGATGCTGCCAATGTCTCGGAGCCGACTGAAGATGAGGAGCGTGTGTTAGGTGTTAAATCAAAGAAGTGGTAGCGTTCGGCGACCGCGGCTCCGAGGCTTTTCTGTTTTGCCATTGCCACTGTCTAGGTGATCGGTTAGTGATGGACGGTGGCGCTATGGGTGTGACAAACGCCGCAGAAGGCTCCTTCGAAATTCACCCAGTCATCTTCTGGCTATTTCTTCTGTTAGATGTTAAACCAAAAGAATTTCGTTTTCTTAATCcaggaaatttttcaaaaataacctAAGGTGCCACAGCTTACTACATCtcaaataattatttggaAGACCACATTTTAAGGCAGCGCTGGTCGAGGAACAGAAGAATGATTCTGCCGGACCAGCAAGATCGCCCGATTTGAAACCCCTATAAATGGATGAGATTTAATGGCgtttccagtttttttttgtgtttgacatttttcaaagttaaTAACGGCTTCGAATCACGGAAATGGCAAAATCCACGATAAATATCTCGAGTTCGGCTTCTGTATGTTGTCCCGgaccgttaaaaaaatttacacaacGACAGCCCCAAGCAGCAAAAACAACTTTTTACGAGTATTTGATCGCCATCATGAATATTGAGAAGGTGACAAAGATTAGGTGCTTCTGACACCCGTTCAAGTGTTAAAGCACCATTTTGCATTCCTCTAATCCACGATGTTATCAATTTGGTTCTAGGATGTGAAAAAAAGGACGTCATATGGACCAGGAGATTTTATCGCGCTCGTAAAACACTCCGCTCTGGtgttttttgatattttcgaaataatttatgaatcGTTGCAATAAAGTCGAGTGACATATGTTTTGGATTAACCTATggtttaattgttttctaCGGAAAATTGTACCGTTACGAGTGGCCTCATAAAAGGAtcgattattttaattaacattgaGGTTAGAACAGATGTTCcagcaaaattaataaaacaggcAAAGAAATTGCGCTGATGCTCCACTAAATCAGATCTCCTCTTTGAATGACCACGAAATTTAAGCTGCTTCGTCTTTTGTCCTACATAATTCGGTGATAGTGCCGGTCTTAATTAATGATAGATTGGGTTTCATTGATTGTTGTTTTTGTCGATAATGGATTGGTTAGTGGTTTTAATTAGATCATTCTATTTGTGCGTTAAGAACACTTAGACAGATGAATGTGCAATAATTAAGCATATCAATGTATCAGACGAACAATACCACTcctaataacaaataattctGATGAATACATTCAAGATGGACGCTTTATATCAATTCACAATTACTCTAACTATTGTTTAAATTACTAAACCGTGAAATTAACGGTTGCGTTTCAAAATACTTCTTTGGTCTTCGATTAATCAAAATCAGTAATATACTAAATTAACAATATTGACAGTtgtcttacaaaaaaaaagttgcatcGGCCGGGAATCGAACCCGGGCCGCCCGCGTGGCAGGCGAGCATTCTACCACTGAACCACCGATGCTGTTGCTCTATGTGGTTTCTTTTTGTTACTTCCAGCAAAATTAaagattttgattatttatttaataatttaatgtgaaTACCTAAATCCCTAACTTACTTAGTATAGTTCtctaaataatgtatttttttgttgaatacTGTCAGAATtcgagaattttctcctatgtaaacgaattttgacaaatgtcacaaattgtcaaaatgaaacgtcaagctaattctAAAGATCTTAAGCGATTTGAAGCCCTTAAGGGGCTTTAAagggcccactcatgccataaagagcccaatttacacaggaactcgttaaataattatattattttgtaatttgcaaAGCTCCTGTGATGGTTACTTTTCACAGAACCCCAGCCAGAGACAAAATGCTATATAATTATTACTGACAATGTGAGACTCGACTGCGCCTCTGTGGGGGTCCGCCCCACGAGTCCAATATATTATCTCTGCAATTTCGGCGTTCCTAGaactttttaattatattttaatcgGCACAATcgataataaaaacattttaacaacGAAATCCGAACAAAATCCTTCTTTCCATATTTGGCTCAATTCTCAGTCTCCTCTACAGTTACAAAGGGAGTGtactaatttagaaaaactgTCATTATCCTCACACGTCTAATTACACCGTACACAATCCGCCACTAACGAGTCACTATTggattcaaatgaaataaaaacataattatctGATATGAAAATTATGCACCTTACATGACTGATAATCGAAAATTGAAGACGCCGATTTAATTGATTAATGAATACGACTTACAGTTATCCTTCCAAATAAAAGTATGACTGTTAATTTCTGCGGAGATGCTGCAAGACGGTTAATTTGGAGCGGTCATTAGTGACCCCGGCTGAACACTGTCCCAGGaaacgaatatttaataaaacgtcGAAAGAATAGCAATTAATGTCGACAGTATTGAAGTGTTTTGCATTTGATTCGACAAgatatgtacatatatttcaTCGCTGATAGCTTCCGGTCGGAGTAGTTTTATTCAATCAGCCGTTGTGGAAGGTGATTTATTCGCAAATCGCCATCCAGTTCTTCAATATTGATAGGTTTATAGTGCATTACAGAACTGTTGGTTTAGCGAAATCGcgttttttttcaaagaaataCTGTTGTAACGAACTGGTGATGACTGACTTTCGATTATCATCATGATGTTCAGTTAGGTCATAAAAATGATGGATCTGAGCTGTCTCATGGTATTAAATTACTAAGGCAATACTAATatcttaaatttatttttatggtcGAAGGAACAATTACATAATTACGAAGTAACAATTAAATATCTAATTCAATTTCCGGTTGGATTTTTTACAGTTCTTATGTgctaattgtttttaaaatcgtTTAAGTGACACTTTGAAAAGTCACCCTAGTCCTCTGCAATTTAGCATA encodes:
- the LOC138140064 gene encoding uncharacterized protein; protein product: MFLRQNDYYHQPRESSSDGCLSPRVSSPDSHYTLTLSSPISISSDPGMSSQPYTPNYYKQDNSWSHYGENNNIYGYKSTDPINSYGSQDFYKSSYSNTCKYKKEPKKGLPPQAGMEVMKKRRLAANARERRRMNSLNDAFDRLRDVVPSLGNDRKLSKFETLQMAQTYIAALHELLQRD